In a genomic window of Streptomyces pristinaespiralis:
- a CDS encoding MFS transporter yields MTAPPTLPKSRQQLILAVLMFCSLLIWLDNTVLSTALKTLSDPVRGLGADPGQLQWATGSYTLAFATLMFTAGALGDRFGHRTVFSSGLVIFAGSSLWAAYASDAGQLIAARAVMGVGSALITPAMMAILMWTFTGPARAAAIGIFSTSAGVGMAAGPVLAGFLLDHFWWGSVFLVNVPVAALALVGLAVLVPNFRSPTLRPLDPAGMLLSIGGLVALAYGLIRAGQVAVWSHADVWAPVVVGLVLLAVFVLVELRVKVPGFDPRLLAKRAFGGGNVALGLLLFAVAAITFYNAFYLQGALGLSPMQAGTATVPTALGALAGAPLAARLVRRLSLRAVAVPALTVAALTMGAYGFLELRTPLIWIEILLLIQGLSISMVIGPVTAALISDLPLEQAGAGSAVTNTVRQTGSVIGIAVGGTIMSIVYRRAIEPSLEGAPGPVQDQARVSAEQARHVATAVDRPALAHAADDAFIQAMHVGAGWIAVIALLGAAVLLITLPAAGKKKGPIPEQGPMPEPDSEQARSPA; encoded by the coding sequence GACCCTTTCGGACCCGGTCCGTGGACTGGGGGCCGATCCCGGTCAGCTGCAATGGGCGACCGGTTCGTACACTCTGGCCTTCGCCACATTGATGTTCACCGCCGGCGCATTGGGCGATCGGTTCGGTCACCGGACCGTGTTTTCCAGTGGGTTGGTGATCTTCGCCGGCTCGTCGCTGTGGGCGGCGTACGCGAGCGATGCGGGCCAGCTGATCGCAGCTCGTGCTGTGATGGGCGTGGGCAGCGCGCTGATCACGCCCGCCATGATGGCCATCCTCATGTGGACCTTCACCGGCCCCGCACGGGCTGCCGCGATCGGGATTTTCTCGACATCGGCAGGTGTCGGAATGGCTGCCGGCCCGGTGCTGGCGGGATTCCTGCTCGATCATTTCTGGTGGGGTTCGGTCTTTCTGGTCAATGTCCCGGTCGCGGCATTGGCGTTGGTCGGGCTCGCCGTGCTGGTTCCGAATTTCCGCAGCCCCACTCTGCGGCCACTGGACCCCGCTGGAATGTTGCTCTCGATCGGTGGGCTCGTGGCGTTGGCCTACGGGCTGATCCGGGCGGGGCAGGTGGCTGTGTGGAGTCATGCCGACGTGTGGGCGCCGGTCGTTGTCGGCCTGGTTCTGCTGGCCGTTTTCGTACTCGTCGAACTGCGCGTCAAGGTGCCCGGCTTTGATCCGCGACTGCTCGCGAAACGTGCATTCGGTGGCGGGAATGTGGCGCTCGGATTGCTGCTCTTCGCCGTGGCCGCCATCACCTTCTACAACGCGTTCTACCTGCAAGGCGCGCTCGGGCTTTCGCCGATGCAGGCGGGTACGGCCACTGTCCCGACCGCATTGGGTGCGCTCGCGGGGGCGCCGCTCGCCGCGCGCCTGGTTCGCCGCCTGTCGCTGCGCGCTGTCGCCGTGCCGGCGCTGACCGTGGCTGCGCTGACCATGGGCGCGTACGGGTTCCTCGAACTCCGCACTCCACTCATCTGGATCGAGATCCTGTTGTTGATACAGGGCCTCTCGATCAGCATGGTGATCGGCCCCGTTACGGCCGCGTTGATCAGCGACCTGCCGTTGGAACAGGCCGGTGCGGGATCGGCCGTCACCAACACCGTGCGACAGACCGGCAGTGTGATCGGAATCGCCGTGGGCGGCACGATCATGTCGATCGTGTACCGACGCGCGATCGAACCTTCACTGGAGGGTGCCCCCGGCCCGGTGCAGGATCAGGCGCGGGTTTCCGCCGAACAGGCCCGCCACGTCGCCACCGCTGTCGACCGGCCCGCTCTTGCCCACGCCGCCGATGATGCGTTCATCCAGGCCATGCACGTCGGCGCGGGCTGGATCGCGGTCATCGCACTCCTCGGAGCAGCCGTGCTGCTGATCACGTTGCCTGCTGCCGGAAAGAAGAAGGGCCCGATACCGGAGCAGGGTCCGATGCCGGAGCCGGACTCCGAACAGGCCCGCAGCCCCGCCTGA
- a CDS encoding AfsR/SARP family transcriptional regulator, translating to MDFGVLGPLTVWRAGVPLELGTPKGRVLLAVLLCRAGRPVADDALAEAIWGEAQPKSAAKNVQTYVHRLRQHLGDPGRITRQGQGYVLRADRDELDAARFEDLAGMARAALTAGDPDQSRRLFDEALDLWRGPAYAGIADVPALTSEAARLDEMRLGVLEERIDVDLRLGRHSELLGELTALTMEHPFRERMWAQLMLALYRCGRRADALLAYAQVRGVLAEETGLEPGPKLRDLHRTILGGDPALDPATTAEEPEHPTADTARMLPPTLGDFSGQQAELAEIEAVLRKDRAADEPAAVVTISGPGGIGKTALAVQAAHRLRSSYPDGQLFAALAGARTQPVDPVTVLGRFLRALGVPATAVPDDPEERTDLYRGLLAERRILVVLDDAYDEEQLAPLMPASGTCGVIATGRVRLGGLGGAHRTELRAMSEADSLAMLRNSTDGRSASATPAELSDLVRLCARLPLALRIVGSLLLSRPHWRPADLVSRLADEQHRLDALRYRDLEVRSSFGLSYEGLRPEARRLFRLLGLLEAPDFPLWAAAAAVDTELRAAQELLDELVDVHLLDVTGTPNGQARYGFHDLIRAYARERAELEEPAEARDDAVVRVLSALLALTDIADRDHMGQNMFQRDASRWRPERVEASLPPSVPPMTLLDSERVPLVTGVRQAAELGKDELCWELAVGGHALFETERYFDDWQECYETAMGLAKAAGNVRGRARLLISMAGLRYTRRRYGPAEESNTEAMVLFEQIGDRRGYLEALSNAPFFLVPNGRLTEAITAGSEAYARLDAGGQVAAALHAYSQVGLAHLQAGRPTAAVEVFTEIVAGARQQGIRTLIARDTYWLGHAQLALGRHAEAEKSFAELTAYASDIGPSGAFYLAHAWGCLHLARGEYADARRRLLEGVEVARALHDPMFETRVLIDLLDLHLHDRQDPQAAIAQGEHAVEVARRIDYPYLLAGVLDRLARLRAAAGDDGAARYLADEAAAVASTIR from the coding sequence GTGGACTTCGGAGTATTGGGCCCGCTGACGGTGTGGCGGGCCGGCGTACCGCTGGAACTGGGCACGCCGAAAGGGCGGGTGCTCCTGGCGGTCCTGCTGTGCCGGGCGGGCCGGCCGGTCGCCGATGACGCTCTGGCGGAGGCCATCTGGGGCGAGGCGCAGCCGAAGAGCGCCGCCAAGAACGTGCAGACCTACGTCCACCGGCTCCGGCAGCACCTGGGGGATCCGGGACGCATCACCCGGCAGGGCCAGGGCTATGTGTTGCGTGCCGACCGCGACGAGCTGGACGCCGCACGTTTCGAAGATCTGGCGGGCATGGCCCGAGCGGCGCTGACGGCCGGCGATCCGGATCAGTCGCGTCGGCTCTTCGACGAGGCACTGGACCTCTGGCGGGGACCCGCGTACGCCGGGATCGCCGACGTCCCGGCTCTGACCTCGGAGGCCGCCCGCCTCGACGAAATGCGGCTCGGCGTGCTCGAAGAGCGGATCGACGTCGACCTCCGGCTCGGTCGGCACAGCGAGCTCCTCGGCGAGCTGACCGCGCTGACGATGGAACACCCGTTCCGCGAGCGGATGTGGGCCCAGCTCATGCTGGCGCTCTACCGCTGTGGCCGGCGGGCGGACGCGCTGCTGGCTTATGCCCAGGTGCGTGGCGTCCTGGCCGAGGAGACCGGTCTGGAGCCCGGGCCGAAGCTGCGGGACCTGCACCGGACCATCCTCGGCGGGGACCCCGCACTGGATCCGGCGACCACGGCGGAGGAGCCGGAACACCCGACCGCCGACACCGCCCGGATGCTGCCTCCGACACTCGGCGACTTCAGCGGCCAGCAGGCGGAGCTGGCGGAGATCGAGGCGGTGCTCCGCAAGGACCGCGCAGCTGACGAACCGGCCGCGGTGGTGACCATCTCGGGCCCCGGCGGGATCGGCAAGACCGCGCTCGCGGTGCAGGCCGCGCATCGCCTCAGGTCCTCGTACCCCGATGGGCAGCTGTTCGCGGCACTGGCCGGCGCACGCACCCAGCCGGTCGACCCGGTCACCGTGCTCGGCCGCTTCCTGCGTGCGCTCGGAGTGCCCGCCACCGCCGTGCCGGACGACCCGGAGGAGCGCACGGATCTCTACCGGGGCCTGCTCGCGGAACGCCGGATCCTGGTGGTGCTCGACGACGCGTACGACGAGGAGCAGTTGGCTCCCCTGATGCCGGCCAGCGGTACGTGCGGGGTGATCGCCACCGGCCGCGTGCGGCTGGGCGGTCTGGGTGGCGCGCACCGGACGGAGCTCCGCGCGATGTCCGAGGCCGACAGTCTGGCCATGCTGCGCAACAGCACGGACGGCCGGTCGGCCTCGGCCACTCCCGCGGAGCTGTCCGACCTGGTCCGGCTGTGTGCGCGGCTGCCGCTCGCGCTGCGGATCGTCGGGTCGCTCCTCTTGTCACGACCGCACTGGCGCCCGGCGGACCTCGTGTCGCGGCTGGCGGACGAACAGCACCGGCTCGACGCGCTCCGCTATCGCGATCTCGAAGTGCGGTCCAGTTTCGGGCTGAGCTACGAAGGGCTCCGGCCCGAGGCACGGCGGCTGTTCCGGCTCCTCGGGCTGCTGGAGGCACCCGACTTCCCGCTCTGGGCGGCTGCCGCAGCGGTCGACACCGAACTGCGCGCGGCCCAGGAACTCCTCGACGAACTGGTCGACGTCCACCTGCTCGACGTCACGGGAACGCCCAACGGTCAGGCGCGTTACGGCTTCCACGACCTGATCCGCGCCTACGCGAGAGAACGCGCGGAGCTGGAGGAGCCGGCCGAGGCGCGGGACGATGCGGTCGTCCGCGTCCTCAGCGCCCTTCTGGCCCTCACGGACATCGCCGACCGCGACCACATGGGCCAGAACATGTTCCAGCGGGACGCCTCCCGGTGGCGGCCGGAGCGGGTCGAGGCAAGCCTGCCGCCTTCCGTACCGCCGATGACGCTGCTGGACTCGGAGCGCGTCCCGTTGGTGACGGGTGTGCGGCAGGCCGCGGAGCTGGGCAAGGACGAGCTCTGCTGGGAGCTGGCCGTGGGCGGCCACGCGCTGTTCGAGACGGAGCGGTACTTCGACGACTGGCAGGAGTGCTACGAGACGGCGATGGGCCTGGCCAAGGCCGCGGGCAACGTGCGTGGCCGGGCCAGACTGCTCATCTCGATGGCCGGGCTGCGCTACACCCGGCGTCGGTACGGTCCAGCCGAGGAGTCCAACACCGAGGCCATGGTCCTGTTCGAGCAGATCGGGGACCGGCGCGGTTACCTGGAGGCGCTGAGCAACGCGCCGTTCTTCCTCGTGCCCAACGGACGTCTGACCGAGGCGATCACGGCGGGAAGCGAGGCCTACGCACGGCTCGACGCCGGCGGGCAGGTCGCGGCGGCCCTGCACGCGTACTCACAGGTCGGCCTCGCCCACCTGCAGGCGGGGAGGCCGACAGCCGCGGTGGAGGTCTTCACGGAGATCGTCGCCGGGGCCCGCCAGCAGGGGATCCGGACCCTGATCGCGCGGGACACCTACTGGCTCGGCCATGCGCAGCTCGCGCTCGGCCGTCACGCGGAGGCGGAGAAGTCGTTCGCCGAGCTGACCGCGTACGCCTCGGACATCGGGCCGTCGGGCGCCTTCTACCTGGCCCACGCCTGGGGCTGCCTCCACCTGGCCCGAGGTGAGTACGCCGATGCGCGCCGCCGTCTCCTCGAAGGCGTCGAGGTCGCGCGCGCCCTCCATGACCCCATGTTCGAGACCCGTGTCCTCATCGACCTGCTCGATCTCCACCTGCACGACCGGCAGGATCCGCAAGCCGCGATCGCGCAGGGGGAGCACGCGGTCGAGGTGGCCCGCCGTATCGACTACCCGTACCTGCTTGCGGGAGTGCTGGACAGGCTCGCCCGGCTGCGGGCGGCGGCGGGAGACGACGGCGCCGCGAGGTATCTGGCCGACGAGGCCGCTGCCGTGGCTTCCACGATCCGCTGA
- a CDS encoding alpha/beta fold hydrolase, translated as MINRRMFTRAVGLGAGAAAVSLTGPQPLASAKGGATASPAPGGVPARTVPAVTPGTHTAFRTLRHVRAGVLDIAYAEAGPAHGPVVVCLHGWPYDIHSYVDVAPLLADLGYRVVVPFLRGHGGTRFLSRRTPRTAEQSAVALDIIALMDALKIEKAVLAGFDWGSRTADIIAALWPERVKALVSTGGYLITDLKAQQSPAPAAVEHNWWYQWYFATERGKKAMESVDERLALCRYVWTLVSPNWDFDDATFRRTAEAFKNPDHAAVVLFNYRWRIGLVEGDRRYSRYEAQLAARPPIGVPTITLDPALDPFTAPGDGTAYRDHFTGPYEHRTIADIGHNLPQEAPTAFAQAVVDADHL; from the coding sequence ATGATCAACAGGCGTATGTTCACCAGGGCCGTCGGCCTGGGCGCCGGCGCGGCCGCGGTCTCGCTGACCGGCCCGCAGCCCCTCGCGTCCGCCAAGGGCGGCGCGACGGCATCGCCCGCACCGGGCGGGGTACCCGCCCGCACCGTGCCCGCCGTCACCCCCGGCACCCACACCGCTTTCCGCACGCTGCGGCACGTCAGGGCGGGCGTCCTCGACATCGCGTACGCCGAGGCCGGGCCCGCCCACGGCCCGGTCGTGGTGTGCCTGCACGGCTGGCCCTACGACATCCACAGTTACGTCGACGTCGCCCCGCTCCTCGCCGACCTCGGGTACCGCGTGGTCGTTCCCTTTCTGCGCGGCCACGGCGGCACGCGCTTCCTGTCCCGCCGTACTCCCCGCACCGCCGAGCAGTCCGCCGTCGCGCTCGACATCATCGCCCTGATGGACGCCCTCAAGATCGAGAAGGCGGTGCTCGCCGGGTTCGACTGGGGCTCGCGCACGGCCGACATCATCGCGGCCCTGTGGCCCGAGCGCGTCAAGGCCCTCGTCTCGACCGGCGGTTACCTCATCACCGACCTCAAGGCCCAGCAGTCGCCCGCCCCCGCGGCCGTGGAGCACAACTGGTGGTACCAGTGGTACTTCGCCACCGAGCGCGGCAAGAAGGCGATGGAGAGCGTCGACGAGCGCCTCGCCCTGTGCCGCTACGTGTGGACCCTCGTCTCGCCGAACTGGGACTTCGACGACGCCACCTTCCGGCGCACCGCGGAGGCCTTCAAGAACCCCGACCACGCGGCCGTCGTCCTGTTCAACTACCGCTGGCGAATCGGCCTGGTCGAAGGGGACCGCCGCTACAGCCGCTACGAGGCGCAGCTCGCCGCCCGGCCGCCCATCGGCGTCCCCACGATCACCCTCGACCCGGCCCTCGACCCCTTCACCGCGCCCGGTGACGGCACCGCCTACCGCGACCACTTCACGGGCCCCTATGAGCACCGCACCATCGCCGACATCGGCCACAACCTGCCGCAGGAGGCGCCGACCGCCTTCGCGCAGGCCGTCGTCGACGCCGACCACCTCTGA
- a CDS encoding aldehyde dehydrogenase, translated as MIVYDRLFIGSSWTEPSDPALLDLASPHDRSVIGRAAQARPADVDRAVAAARASFDAGVWRTTPPARRIALLRRFNALREENAEKVAQLISMENGSALWFTRAGQPGLTRQANACLQAAEEFAWEETLASSDPASPVRSVVRREAVGVVAAVIPWNSPFSSATSKIIPALVAGNSVVLKVSPENSLSMGFLAELLERAGLPDGVVSVLPADRETSEYLVSHPQVDKIAFTGSTRAGRRIASIAGEQLKRVSLELGGKSAAVILPDADIDTAVAGLKFGSLLNNGESCIAQTRILAPRGRYEEVVTALRDLVESLKVGDPNDPDTFIGPMIRPDQQQRVRTYIQLGIEEGARLVTGGPQIPEGLEKGNYVTPTVFADVDNSMRIAQEEIFGPVLVVIAYDDEDDAVRIADDSAYGLSGGVWSSDEEHALAVARRIRTGTVTVNGAPVAFDGPFGGFKASGIGREYGAVGLGTYTEYKTITV; from the coding sequence ATGATCGTCTACGACCGGCTGTTCATCGGAAGCTCCTGGACGGAGCCGAGCGACCCGGCGCTCCTCGACCTCGCCTCACCGCACGACCGGTCGGTGATCGGCCGGGCCGCCCAGGCGCGGCCGGCGGACGTGGACCGTGCGGTGGCAGCGGCGCGGGCCTCGTTCGACGCGGGCGTGTGGCGCACCACCCCGCCGGCGCGGCGGATCGCGCTCCTGCGGCGGTTCAACGCACTGCGCGAGGAGAACGCCGAGAAGGTCGCGCAGCTGATCTCGATGGAGAACGGCTCGGCGCTCTGGTTCACCCGCGCCGGGCAGCCGGGTCTGACCCGGCAGGCGAACGCCTGTCTGCAGGCGGCGGAGGAGTTCGCCTGGGAGGAGACGCTTGCTTCCTCCGACCCGGCGTCACCGGTGCGCAGTGTGGTGCGCCGTGAAGCGGTGGGTGTGGTGGCGGCCGTGATTCCGTGGAACTCGCCGTTCTCGTCGGCCACTTCGAAAATCATCCCGGCCCTGGTCGCCGGCAACTCGGTGGTCCTCAAGGTGTCCCCGGAGAACTCGCTGAGCATGGGCTTCCTGGCCGAACTGCTGGAGCGCGCAGGGCTGCCCGACGGTGTCGTCAGCGTCCTGCCCGCGGACCGGGAGACCAGCGAGTACCTGGTGTCGCACCCGCAGGTCGACAAGATCGCCTTCACCGGCTCGACAAGGGCCGGCCGCCGTATCGCCTCGATCGCGGGGGAGCAGCTCAAGCGGGTCAGTCTGGAGCTGGGCGGCAAGTCCGCCGCGGTCATCCTCCCGGACGCCGACATCGACACGGCCGTCGCGGGCCTGAAGTTCGGCTCCTTGCTCAACAACGGCGAGTCGTGCATCGCCCAGACAAGGATCCTCGCGCCGCGCGGCCGGTACGAGGAGGTCGTCACGGCGCTCAGGGACCTGGTCGAGTCGTTGAAGGTGGGAGACCCGAACGACCCCGACACCTTCATCGGCCCGATGATCCGCCCCGACCAGCAGCAGCGGGTGCGCACCTACATCCAGCTCGGCATCGAGGAGGGCGCCCGCCTGGTCACCGGCGGCCCGCAGATCCCCGAGGGCCTGGAGAAGGGCAACTACGTCACCCCCACCGTCTTCGCCGATGTCGACAACTCGATGCGCATCGCGCAGGAGGAGATCTTCGGCCCGGTCCTGGTCGTCATCGCCTACGACGACGAGGACGACGCCGTACGGATCGCCGACGACTCCGCGTACGGCCTGTCCGGCGGCGTCTGGTCCTCCGACGAGGAGCACGCCCTGGCGGTCGCCCGCCGCATTCGCACCGGCACCGTCACGGTCAACGGCGCTCCCGTCGCCTTCGACGGTCCCTTCGGCGGCTTCAAGGCCAGCGGAATCGGCCGCGAGTACGGCGCGGTGGGCCTCGGCACCTACACCGAGTACAAGACCATCACCGTCTGA
- a CDS encoding ABC-F family ATP-binding cassette domain-containing protein → MPQPALLAHDLVRDLGGRRVLDGVSLTASPGHRIGLIGENGVGKSTLLRVLAGVDEPDAGSVSRPAGLGFLHQEMPFDTGSTIAAVLDDALREAREDLTQLERLGEELARVPEDDPGHPALLDAYGRRLERAEERESWDADRRAALVLDGLGLGALAHDRTLGSLSGGQRGRLALAALLVRRPPALLLDEPTNHLDDGAAAFLEEQLRGLPGAVVVAGHDRAFLDAVCTDLIDLDPAVDGPVRHGGNYSAYVCEKRAERQRWERRYAEEQEELEALRHAAGVTGHRLAPDRGPRDNEKMGYGHRAGRVQSQISRRVRDASRRLEELEHTRVAAPPLPLRFAAPQPAPLTQEGPEPLVSLRDVRVPGRLALSGLEVSATERLLVTGGNGAGKSTLLAVLAGRLAAEGEVRRRPGLTVGLLTQDTVFDRPERTVRDTYALALGPERAERVPLVRLGLLAEADLDKPVGQVSVGQRRRLALALLMARPPRLLLLDEPTNHLSPRLCDELEAALGSGPGAIVVASHDRWLRRRWQGRELRLEPGEGQPEAMRRSAGVSCGDTG, encoded by the coding sequence GTGCCCCAGCCCGCTCTGCTCGCCCATGACCTCGTCCGCGACCTGGGCGGCCGCCGCGTCCTCGACGGCGTGTCCCTGACCGCGTCCCCCGGCCACCGCATCGGCCTGATCGGGGAGAACGGCGTCGGCAAGTCCACCCTGCTGCGGGTGCTGGCCGGCGTGGACGAACCCGACGCCGGGAGCGTCTCGCGCCCGGCAGGCCTCGGCTTCCTGCACCAGGAGATGCCGTTCGACACCGGGTCCACGATCGCGGCGGTGCTGGACGACGCGCTGCGCGAGGCCCGCGAGGACCTCACGCAGCTCGAACGCCTCGGCGAGGAACTGGCCCGTGTCCCGGAGGACGATCCGGGCCACCCCGCTCTGCTCGACGCGTACGGCAGGCGGCTGGAGCGGGCCGAGGAACGGGAGTCCTGGGACGCCGACCGCCGGGCGGCCCTGGTGCTGGACGGGCTGGGTCTCGGCGCGCTCGCCCACGACCGGACGCTCGGCTCGCTGTCCGGCGGACAGCGGGGCCGGCTGGCGCTGGCGGCGCTGCTCGTGCGGCGGCCGCCGGCGCTGCTGCTCGACGAGCCGACCAACCACCTCGACGACGGCGCCGCCGCGTTCCTGGAGGAGCAACTGCGCGGCCTGCCCGGGGCCGTGGTCGTGGCCGGCCATGACCGGGCGTTCCTCGACGCCGTGTGCACCGACCTGATCGACCTCGATCCGGCGGTGGACGGCCCGGTCCGCCACGGCGGCAACTACAGCGCCTACGTCTGCGAGAAGCGCGCCGAGCGGCAGCGCTGGGAGCGCCGGTACGCCGAGGAGCAGGAGGAACTGGAGGCGCTGCGGCACGCGGCGGGGGTGACCGGGCACCGGCTCGCACCGGACCGAGGGCCTCGCGACAACGAGAAGATGGGCTACGGCCACCGGGCGGGCCGCGTGCAGAGCCAGATCTCCCGCCGCGTGCGCGACGCGAGCCGGCGGCTCGAGGAACTGGAACACACCCGGGTGGCAGCGCCGCCGCTCCCGTTGCGATTCGCCGCACCGCAGCCGGCGCCGCTGACACAGGAGGGACCGGAACCCCTGGTGTCCCTGCGGGACGTTCGGGTGCCGGGGCGGCTCGCGCTGTCCGGCCTCGAGGTGTCGGCGACCGAGCGGCTGCTGGTCACCGGCGGCAACGGGGCGGGCAAGTCGACCCTGCTCGCGGTGCTCGCCGGCCGCCTCGCGGCAGAGGGCGAGGTGCGCAGGCGGCCCGGGCTGACGGTGGGGCTGCTGACGCAGGACACCGTGTTCGACCGGCCGGAACGGACGGTCCGGGACACGTACGCCCTGGCGCTGGGCCCGGAGCGGGCCGAGAGGGTGCCGCTGGTCCGCCTCGGTCTGCTGGCCGAGGCGGACCTGGACAAGCCGGTCGGGCAGGTGTCGGTGGGGCAGCGCCGCCGGCTGGCGCTGGCGCTGCTGATGGCCCGGCCGCCCCGGCTGCTGCTGCTCGACGAGCCCACGAACCACCTCTCGCCGCGCCTGTGCGACGAGTTGGAGGCGGCCCTGGGCAGCGGACCGGGCGCGATCGTGGTCGCGAGCCACGACCGCTGGCTGCGCCGCCGGTGGCAGGGCCGTGAGCTGCGGCTGGAGCCGGGAGAGGGACAGCCGGAGGCGATGCGCCGGTCCGCAGGGGTGAGCTGCGGCGACACCGGCTGA
- a CDS encoding CGNR zinc finger domain-containing protein: MNLDHVFVCGHPALDFAATLRARRSTRFEMFATPDRLTAWYLESGLVDTIMPGGEDDVREAIAVREAVYRLITDRRLGEEFDREALAVLNAAARQVPATPQLTVAGRHTDATPAQALATVARQAVELLSGPDVPLLKECGNPECTRVYIDRSRGMRRQWCGMESCGNKIKAAAYRARKKTAPAAAR; encoded by the coding sequence GTGAATCTTGACCATGTCTTCGTGTGCGGGCACCCGGCGCTCGACTTCGCGGCCACCCTGCGTGCCCGGCGCTCGACCCGCTTCGAGATGTTCGCGACGCCGGACCGGCTGACCGCCTGGTACCTGGAGTCCGGGCTCGTGGACACGATCATGCCCGGCGGGGAGGACGACGTCCGGGAGGCGATCGCGGTGCGCGAGGCCGTCTACCGGCTCATCACCGACCGCCGCCTCGGCGAGGAGTTCGACCGGGAGGCCCTCGCGGTGCTCAACGCCGCCGCGCGCCAGGTCCCGGCGACGCCGCAGCTCACCGTGGCGGGCCGGCACACCGACGCGACGCCCGCACAGGCCCTGGCCACCGTCGCCCGGCAGGCCGTCGAACTGCTCAGCGGCCCGGACGTCCCGCTGCTCAAGGAGTGCGGAAACCCCGAGTGCACGCGGGTCTACATCGACCGCTCCCGGGGCATGCGGCGGCAGTGGTGCGGTATGGAGTCCTGCGGCAACAAGATCAAGGCGGCGGCCTACCGCGCCCGTAAGAAGACGGCGCCGGCCGCTGCTCGGTGA